In Rhopalosiphum padi isolate XX-2018 chromosome 3, ASM2088224v1, whole genome shotgun sequence, the genomic stretch attattaaataaatatgtatatgttaaagttaaaaataggaTTCAAAATTCAACTCATCTCCgccaatatattcatatttatagatATGTAGATACTTATTCAGTATCTTATTTAGATACTTTATTTAGTATCCTAGCAACCAAAAATCTTTAATGATCATTTGTCAAATACGCACTTAAACATGTCCAGTGGCGGCTATCcttaaaaataggtataggtGTAGCGAAACATAAGAAGTAACCACTCACTCTCAATAATATTCATCCATAAAACATTCCATCTATTGAATAGTTTATTcaacatgttaaaaaataaaagaattactataatactattaaaatattccaaagtATTGTTCTGTATTATTTGCATACGAAAAATTACGTAGACAACCCACCCCATCCACCTTTAATTAAAGGTATAGCAGGCGCTACACCTCTACTATAGGATAGCCGCTATTGAATATGtctatgtttttttgtttattttttgatatttttagtatcctagcaaccgttaaaaataaaaaacttgaaGTTTTGTTATAGGTACCTGCATGTGTTctcatgtgttgtctctgtcttattaatgtagatcatagcaaatttgagttcagcaaaacacattttgtgatgttagctttaaaattagagtaaatttacctattatcaaatttaaaggtaagaatattacctataaaaggtcatatgcttttattgatattattatcattttaaagtgagttatgtaaaatattcaatttgataataggtaaatttactctaatattaaagctaacatcacaaaatgtgttctgctgaactcaaatttgctatgatctacattagtaagacagaagCAATACATGCgagtataacgtcctcttaaacaATGTAGGGGcgcattaataattaactttatcggGCTGATTTGTGAATCTAAACCATCATAGGCGTCACCCAAacgcatacaaaaaaaattcattcaaaTCGGTCCAGCCATTTAGGAGGAGTTCAGTGACATACACACGTACagtagaattatatatataaagataatatatatatatgtataatcataattaaaagtaatgcTCAATGTACTAGATTAAGTACTTGGATATCGATTTTCAAATAATCTTATTCAAaaagtagtaattattaattaagaaaatcaAACATTAAGAAACAGAGTACAGAGTCTATAGTAATGGTTACTTATCTTTCTCAGCTCTCGCCATGgatgatgtattaaatattttatagcaattataagtttataattatatatacaattttgagtAATTTTATAACCACTATTCAGCTGTGAgtcattcaataatattcaatgatTGACTATTAAGAAGAatgaaaacttaaaactttaaagcACTTAAATAGAAGATTCCATTTATAATCCTTAgatatagttacataatatttattttttcatttgaaaaagtATCTAAAGATTCTAAAggaaaaaaagatataatttataataacactgttattatagttatcaataaaatactttGGTTTCGctcagaattaaaataatactgtttattattataagaactaTACATTGGTAACTAGTAAAGCGGTacttataaaatctataaagataaatttatagtgataagtaaacaataatatcttagtattaaaataattaattaaaatttacttacataaacaatatttagtaacaaggttattttatagacatcatataaaaaaataaaatggttagttaaatatatgttaataataatatatttcgacCCTTATATTGTATCGTCATAAGACtggtttaaataattgttataatttaattatcttaatactatttaacataatatgttttatggtaattttagttaaattggatataattaataactaatatcaaGAATGAACATTCAATATTAATcacattttatgtttatgatttaactttttcttttatataaatatttcaatcttctaaaaagatttataaattataattgtacatgaaatatttagatatcatatatttttattgtacccacaaattaatgcattataaaagtaattaaaaaataattaaacgtaaATGTAATCCAaggttataaatactttaagaaaataaaattttcattacattacataaatgtaacaataatttaacaatcataatatatttttcaagtatattGTAGTGGATTGTACAACTTCATTCACTGAATCAAAATACTATTGGGTAATAGAAGAATTACAATATGACTGTTGTTGAATGCTTATGATTTATCCAGTACATCAATCATcccaaattcaataaattttttaagtttatttataataaacgaaaATGATAAGTTGCGAAACTTTCTCCACGATGTAATAAAACGAGATAAGTTGTTGTTATTGCATtccgtgttatattattaatcgtcTATCTTCCAAATAACAGATTCACTGTTTATAGCtgattttaatgttattgtgtTCAACCGTTTAATATTAATGAGTTTAGAAGGATTTTTTGGCTTACAGATAGCGGATATTTGCTTTACTTCACTCGACGACGATAACAGTTTAGCGGTGGATGCCTTAAAGATGTCCGACGATATTGGTGTGGAAATATTGctgatatcattaataatatttctaattaaatttgtGGGAACTAATTTTtctacagtacttttattagCCGTAAATTGTGAGGCGTTACAGATTATGGATTCAGTGTTAGTAGTTGTAGGAATGGTCGAAGTGGCGGTAGTAATATCTGAGATGTCAGCGGTTACGCTAATTGTGGTGAATGCGTCAGCGGCAGTAATAGTTGAAGTGGGAAATTCGGTGGTGATTGCTTTGGCAATTGAAGGCGATTTAGAGTTAATTTTTTCCGAGGTGATATCGTCAATGACAGTAGCTGTGATAGCTGCAATTGAATCAGTATCATTGGTTGAGGAAATTGCGGCAGTTGTATTCGTTGTGGTAGAGGCCTGAGTTGTAATCATAGTTAAGATGGTAGATTCTTCTACAGCGGTGGCGTCAGCGATAGTAGTATTGTCATTAACGGTAGAAGTGATGTCTGATGTGATGGCGACTGCATCAGGAATAATAATGGCAGGGATTTCGGTATCCATGATGGCTGTGGTAGAATCAGCGACGGGAGTGATTAAAGTTGAGGTGTTGGTGACTACAGATGCCGTTTCGATAGTTGTTAGCGCTTCATCACTAGCAGTGATTGCTTCAACGATGGTGGAAAAAATGGGCAACGTAGTAGAGACGATGTTGGGTAAAGTTTCAGTGGTTGTAGTAGTCGTGGTTACAGTAATATCTGGACATTTATTGGCAGTAATGACAGGCATATCAATAGTATTTGTGCACAAAGCAATGTCTCGTTTTTTACTATCACCGCTATCGTGATGTTGAGACGGCATATGAACAACGTTTTGGGGTGAAATGAACTCATGCTTAGGTTTACTGTAGGATTTAGAAGTTGTTTTGACAGGGATAAAGAGTAAATCTGAATTTTTATCGTCTTCACTTAATGCACATTTGTTATTCAAATAGCTATTATTTGTAAGGTCGTTGTTGTAATCGTCGATACGTGATAGCGTTTGATTTTCTTTAGGTTCTGAAATTTGGTTTATTGAATGAGAAGGAATTGTTGCAGTACAAGATATTTGTTGATGGTGAatggttttattgttttttactgtaaaatatcCTAGATTACGACAAGTTTCCAATTTCAGCAAATGGTTGATCAATTCCATCCCGTTAGGATAAGCGATATTGagatttttaaatagttgtatTATCTCAGGTGTGGTGGACGACGATGGTGATGGTTTAACTTGTTGGTGACTTAACTTGGAAAATTCAGTTTGTGGTGACGTAGAtcctaaatttaatgtattcttaAGCGATTGATCGGTTTGTACTACAGTTGGTATTTTTATCGGTTTAACTGAATTTGGggtttttatgtgttttttcgGTACAATCAAATTTGAAGTAAAGAATGATTTTACAGCCGGCGTGAAAACTGGTTTTGGTTTGTGATCAGCAATCATAGGTTTATCAATAAGAATCGTAGGTTTATCATTTAGAATTTTAGGTTCATCAAATGAagttatagatttattatctCGAGTCATGGATCTATCAATTGGAATCGTAAGTTTATTAGTTAGAATCGTAAGTTTTTCAATTGGAGTCATTGAATCATCAACTTGAGTTGTAGGTGTATCATTTGGAACTGTAGGTTTATCAACTGGAATCGTAGGTCTTTCAACCggagttattaaattatcaacttGGATTGTAAGTTTATCAACTGAAgttatagatttattaatagGAGACGCAGGTTTATCAACGAGTACCATAGGTTTTTCAACTGAAATCGTAGATTTATCAACTTGAGTCGTTGGATTTTCAACTGGAATTGTAGTTCTATAATCCGGTATAGTTAGTTTATGAACTATTGGCATAGAGCGTTTTCCACATTCAGTAGTTATAGTCAGTTGGTTTGCAACACATTTTTTAGTTCTTGGTACAGGTGGATCTTTATCAGTACATTTTGGTTGTGTAATTTGATCGAGTCTTAACGCTAATGGATTTTCTGCTACGCTAGTCAATGCCATGGACATAGATCTTTCTTCTATTGGTACCTTAACCATCGTTCTTGTCATTATCAGTGGCACTGTTcctattttcgtttttataacGGCTGTTGATGGTTGTTTTGATGTCGCCACCGTTGTTGATTTTATCAACGATGACaattttagttgtattttttGTTGGAATGCTAAAGCTGATAATTTTTCTGTTGATTCTTTTAACATTGTAgatgtagttttttttactaCTGGTACCTTAATCATTGTTCTTGATGTCATTAGTGGCTTATTAGCGTCATTGACAGGTGTTAATATCACAGAAGAAtctacagtaaaaatattactttttttcgtTGGTAGAGATTTAACTGTTAATTGATCGTCTTCCTccgtttttttgatatttatttcacattttgCTAATTTCATACGTTTTAATTCTTtcatttttaatctataatgaTCGATGAtcctaaaaataaacataaattaattacttatgagtttttaaatattgcctTATCCTGTAtggttattacaatatattataattttatatcgttCACTAATGACgagctatattttattaatcagtaATTCCCCTACTACTTATGGACGGATTGGGATATCAGACCAGCAAgggataattaatattaagtggCCCATATTTAAGGGCaaatattttgaagtttaaataataaaaaaaatatgataacacTGTCATAGGTATAACAATAGGcaacagtatttattataattattggttaattattaaaattaaattaaaacattaaaatatgagtCTTTTCTACTCTCtaatattactaagtatattatatttttataactatttaatatttaagaatttaaaaaatgcattactattttacttttttcaaataaactaatagttgaaaaattatattagagtgaaaatatgcataatattttggattacttattatatttaaaatctaatacaaaATTAGTACCTTATTTTAGTAGTGTCACAGTGCTTTTCTAATTCCAATGAAATGTTTGTAGTTTTATCTcttcgtaataataaataaatgtgacaTGGTTTACAAATAAgaatgtcatattttatttttgtaggaaTTTTATCCTCATCGAGGATCGATTGATATTCATCTACTAAGGATTTATTCATCTGAAACTTTTGTATCGTTCGATTTCCACACAACTGACATTGAGTTAATAATAGTATCtatgaaaacataaatataaattttagtttattatttttaatattcaatatcaattgatcaattatgtattaacagattaattttaatattgtgtaaaagACAGGtgcactaatataatatgattagtaTCATTTAACAACCTGTTCATAATGTGCATTGCAAACAGGAATTTTATGCATTGCTTCTTCCTCATTAGTTTGGACTCTAAAATTGAACTAAAATAAcagaaaacataaataaatataaataataaaatatattaaatacatatgtaatatgcatgattaatggttaatatatttgttgttatcgataaaattaagttttttttaaactaagtcaatgaacaattttgatttatgttaataattataaagtgtaATTATAGTAATTCTAGTGTACATTTCAACGTCGAAAAAGGTGcactaaaattgtataactataaaaatttgattataaaacacattttcaTACGTACCATttctttttcaattaatataacgtttttaaagttaaaaactataCAACAAAAATCGATCCAGTCTTATTTCTACCATTATAGATTTATCTTAGGCCACTTATATCGATTACTATGGTCATCGGATTACACTTTTGAAGACATATTTGTATTCGTTACATAGTTTATCTACTCAAAAACGAATGACTAGATTTTTGAATTTagaatattaagaatttaaaatgtttatactatttaagtaaaaaaatgtattaaaaagcaTTTggaattcgtttttaaataaatttcacgATGAATTGAAAAAtgcttttagaattttttttagaaaatagttaattaataattgtgaatatttcatatttcgGTTATTGACGTCATGTTCAAGAGCAATccgctattttttttatgtatattcaaatacattaatGATCTTACTAGGGCCGGATcttgggggggggggtggaTGAACCAGGGGTTCtaggtcactttgtacggtcgaGCATTAAAAGTGCGAAACGCGAATACTTTGTACGGTCAGATAAAACTTTAGATTGTAAACGCGCTGTATACTAATTGAGTCCCAGgattattttgagtaaaatataaagtCAACCGTCCAGAGTCCAAACATAGCGGAAATTATGACGCACGTCAAAAGCCGCTCCAGttggatatacctatatatacgtatcGTTCATATCATTTTTATGACTTTTGTCAGATAatatagtaacatattatactataggccgggaattttagattttatttctatcatcgctagtataataattatcttattgaTTTTAACCCGAAGacaaaaaagaatcatttatattgattaatgataaagctaaaaatataattatattttcatatgctatcaattaaaattttttaattatgtgtgATACactgatacaaatatacaatatatattgacGGGACTTTTAAAAGCTGCCCAATACAATTTACTCAAATATTTACTATCCACGGaatgaaaaataacaactataaacaattggtattttgtttacttttggacaaatttttagaaaattacgtATCTGAAAACTCACAATATCCTCCGAAAATTTGGGCCTCATTTACTTATACATTGGCGAGGACCACCAACAATTGTGAATCCTTTCATTCAAAAATCAATGCTGTTTTATTCAGCCCATCcaaatatttaccaatttataaaaattttgttgaagttagtattaaaacatggactcaattagtattatacctaaaatttcACTGGACTGTCTGGACTCAATTCGTCATAAAAGGTTATATTGGGACTCAATTTGTATGCTAAACGCGGACACTTcgtactattatgtataaagtatacataCGATATAAATAAGTCTGAAGTCATgaccaattttattaaaaatgttattaagttttaatattatttggtagGTAAATCTAAGTATCTTCTAAATTTCTACAAATCATATAGAACCAACAAGTACCTACTAcacaaatattgtattgttatatttgaattgtatatttttgaactttaaataactatagtatatttcttattgttaaaaatataattttttttcaacagtataatatattgagtaagtacatatatttcacaaatattataggtacgtactacttacatattagaaaaaataagtatttttgtgAACATCTTTGTtaggatttttaaaatttaataaataaaaagtattgattattttgatttgtagttagtatactatattttatagcgttaattatttattttttatttaatttgtacattatatatacttactacttagttatataactatagaaattaatatataatttatgtatataa encodes the following:
- the LOC132927299 gene encoding uncharacterized protein LOC132927299; translation: MLIIVVPIAENISNNMKTTNTKRKRIQPNHKIIYSPKLQKKNLTQKDFAKIKVEKKQTKNIKTKVNRQQTMKINTDAVTQQIFNTKKKIGKNHTINTKNSDKSNCCESLINLTVPFTNEQPVRVISDKKRKNLSEFFVERKKNRRNIKPNNQLLLKVYTECLNMTLNDMYYNINFIVLHNSKIIPVLDLFRSSSEVKIIDQTYTCYFNHTFPTSLDNNILHDCTIKESYVHNLEETIFKNKNKNNKNYELNIFKPLLLQCWSSYDINTQPLFSKVNKSKEEKTYYSEMLETEKISSTHETYSKKNITKEASLLRELFSEISETKKKKKFHESNLCVPEKGPFSRKIYSKIMEYEEARVLHDSFSKITPKIYFLMTEIEKIQSSQKWNSKMTDMIKTSKIYSKMFKMRELLSSHEIYFKITYMAEAPRLPKTYSEITAKFRLSLSIIRFKNTKKKVEKKLELSPNELHSEIAKTEQEPPANKLYCKAGKSLITYSNLTKCIYTLWCSPETFFNYTIIDKKYCLKIYPKIILVNLSDLGKLYSRINLKKKLNLPKPYFGMVVHNKLFLQKKFSKKNIRNQQNLSNINSEVYPSLPVTYLEENLIEKLSLPSSYFKDIVKERLFLLDTCLENPVKKELSKLKKYSVIPIKNGLTLLKANPDVSVKNIVSLPNTLSKVPLEKKCIKNVSNTNSKMVVIKKKKSLKLNPQQITINEPVISILDEANETTTTEIIPQKKEFIIGLGLLSSVPSEKKNVQSKLPPKNETHTKVNNIANEENAEQSNHDKPNSEKVKCSYLSKNSNGKKDGQKHTTNSILVSAKKPLESLIRKDHSCTPECSSCNRKFDLLESPFHIAQIKNPDKQKACLENATHLIGSDSCLCVGCYQVIEKRTSRKNLKKRSCIVMTCEQTVSRDFNSKWMNIIKSILLINKFNFRVQTNEEEAMHKIPVCNAHYEQILLLTQCQLCGNRTIQKFQMNKSLVDEYQSILDEDKIPTKIKYDILICKPCHIYLLLRRDKTTNISLELEKHCDTTKIRIIDHYRLKMKELKRMKLAKCEINIKKTEEDDQLTVKSLPTKKSNIFTVDSSVILTPVNDANKPLMTSRTMIKVPVVKKTTSTMLKESTEKLSALAFQQKIQLKLSSLIKSTTVATSKQPSTAVIKTKIGTVPLIMTRTMVKVPIEERSMSMALTSVAENPLALRLDQITQPKCTDKDPPVPRTKKCVANQLTITTECGKRSMPIVHKLTIPDYRTTIPVENPTTQVDKSTISVEKPMVLVDKPASPINKSITSVDKLTIQVDNLITPVERPTIPVDKPTVPNDTPTTQVDDSMTPIEKLTILTNKLTIPIDRSMTRDNKSITSFDEPKILNDKPTILIDKPMIADHKPKPVFTPAVKSFFTSNLIVPKKHIKTPNSVKPIKIPTVVQTDQSLKNTLNLGSTSPQTEFSKLSHQQVKPSPSSSTTPEIIQLFKNLNIAYPNGMELINHLLKLETCRNLGYFTVKNNKTIHHQQISCTATIPSHSINQISEPKENQTLSRIDDYNNDLTNNSYLNNKCALSEDDKNSDLLFIPVKTTSKSYSKPKHEFISPQNVVHMPSQHHDSGDSKKRDIALCTNTIDMPVITANKCPDITVTTTTTTTETLPNIVSTTLPIFSTIVEAITASDEALTTIETASVVTNTSTLITPVADSTTAIMDTEIPAIIIPDAVAITSDITSTVNDNTTIADATAVEESTILTMITTQASTTTNTTAAISSTNDTDSIAAITATVIDDITSEKINSKSPSIAKAITTEFPTSTITAADAFTTISVTADISDITTATSTIPTTTNTESIICNASQFTANKSTVEKLVPTNLIRNIINDISNISTPISSDIFKASTAKLLSSSSEVKQISAICKPKNPSKLINIKRLNTITLKSAINSESVIWKIDD